The Thermodesulfovibrionales bacterium genome contains the following window.
CATTCCGGGCGAGCATTTCGATTTTGCGTTTAAGGGATCTGCCGAAGAAGCCGGGGGCTATCTGTCCACCCTCGGAGAAGCGCCTGTCTACCTTATCAGATTTCAAAAGGACCCTGCCAACAGGCAAAAGGAATTAGGCTATTTCGCCGTTGATTTAAGTGAAGACGGTCAGCCCCTTGTTTTTCTTACACTCGGGCACATACCTTCGGGAGAATCTCTCGGAGGTATTGAGAATCTGCCCGAGGCTCTGGAAATAAACCGTAAGGCCCTGCTCGACGCAGACCTTTCCGAGAAAGGCCCTTTGTCATGAAAGAAGAAATTTCCATCGAGATCAAGGTCACAGATCGCTGCAATCTTACTTGTTTCCATTGCGTTAATAAGGATGGAGCCCGCCCCCTTAACGGAGATTTTTTTTGCGGCGAACGTTTTAAAGAAATAACCATGCAGTGGGCTGATGAGCAGGATAAATCGCCTTTTAAAGTAAGGGAGGTCAGGATGACGGGGGGAGAGCCTCTCATGAATATCCGCGCCGTTGCGGAGATTGCAGAGATATGCACCGTCCTCGGGATCGAGACGGGCGTAAATACTAATGCAACCCTGTTAGACGCTCACACGGCACGTATTATGAAGGATGCGGGAATAAGAACTGTGAAGGCATCCTTTGATGCTTCTAATGAGGACACTTACCAACTGATGAGAGGGACGGGCTCTTCCTTAAAAAAAACCATATCAGGCATAGAAGCAGCTGTTAAAACGAGATTCCACGTCATACTCAGACTTACCCTCTGTTCCTACAATAGGCAACAACTGCTGGACTGTTATCGGATGGCCAGAGACCTTGGGGCAAGCAGGCTCCAGATAAAGCCTTTAGTCAGCTCCGGGCGCGCTGTCGGATCGGGGGCATTCCTGAGTCACGAAGACCTGAAGGAGGCCTTTGCCGAACTATCGGATGCGGCAAAGGATTCCCTGGCCGAACCCGAAATCCTTTGCTGGCCGCTGGCGGAAAGTTCGGGACTGAGGAGCAGGATATGCGCAAGCCTGAATAAAATTTATATCTCAACGAGCGGTCGCGTATCCGTTTGTAACTATCTTTCGCAATCAGACTTTATAGGCAATATAGAGAGCGAGACTCTAAATGATATACTTAGCCGTCGAAATATTAATGTCTATACAAGTGATAAAGGCCATGACATCCTTTCAGGCTGCCCCCAGATCAAGTATTTTGATTCTCGGTGAAGGATATCGCAGCCCAAATGACAGTGCAGTAACGAGTCCTATTTATTATTTTTTCACAACCAGTTAGAGGGCGAGAAGCGCTAGAATGGCTTGTTTAAGCCATTCTTTAACTCCTTGATTTAAAATAAGAACAGGGCTGAATTAGGGACACATCCTCCATTTTCTGCCTCCCTCCTCGGTTTTCCGCACGAACTCAGGATCAC
Protein-coding sequences here:
- a CDS encoding radical SAM protein, producing the protein MKEEISIEIKVTDRCNLTCFHCVNKDGARPLNGDFFCGERFKEITMQWADEQDKSPFKVREVRMTGGEPLMNIRAVAEIAEICTVLGIETGVNTNATLLDAHTARIMKDAGIRTVKASFDASNEDTYQLMRGTGSSLKKTISGIEAAVKTRFHVILRLTLCSYNRQQLLDCYRMARDLGASRLQIKPLVSSGRAVGSGAFLSHEDLKEAFAELSDAAKDSLAEPEILCWPLAESSGLRSRICASLNKIYISTSGRVSVCNYLSQSDFIGNIESETLNDILSRRNINVYTSDKGHDILSGCPQIKYFDSR